A single window of Nicotiana tomentosiformis chromosome 1, ASM39032v3, whole genome shotgun sequence DNA harbors:
- the LOC104093299 gene encoding inactive protein RESTRICTED TEV MOVEMENT 2, whose amino-acid sequence MAMRPRGDGVRPNRPPRVAVRPVYEDFRPVYERHKEEEAEKLLIYLPGFMKENIRVSTEGKNTVRVRGERFVAGNKWNRFQEDFQAPDDSNMRGIHAKFENGILTITMPCKMPKQLSYEPTKQTPPKDTTDFPPKTVETSRKPTPLKPTAQLPMPQNVVKNLDSTAGKELQRDEKKVLEDQLGSTAESSKTQKDTDFPPKTTYPTIENPRKPTPLKPTAQLPKPQRVDKDQDSRGIQGKQGDEKKILEGLVGSIEPKIQKSKEEDKSDQNRTQLVKSGKEVEKKESHEAGGKKVAEKSKELIEKFQEKVVHKESKDGQITGKVAAGTSSYLGGESSIGNLKKSLAELNEERQLLVNAGAAVLVIMALGAYLYHSIGPERAE is encoded by the exons ATGGCAATGAGACCAAGAGGTGATGGAGTTCGGCCTAATCGGCCGCCGCGAGTGGCAGTTCGACCAGTTTATGAAGATTTTAGGCCAGTTTATGAGCGGCATAAAGAGGAAGAGGCTGAAAAACTACTTATTTATCTTCCTG GTTTCATGAAGGAGAACATTAGAGTTAGTACAGAAGGAAAGAACACAGTGAGGGTACGTGGAGAACGATTTGTAGCAGGCAACAAATGGAATCGTTTTCAAGAAGATTTTCAAGCACCAGATGACTCTAACATGAGAGGTATCCATGCCAAATTTGAGAATGGAATCCTTACCATCACTATGCCTTGCAAAATGCCCAAACAATTATCATACGAACCCACAAAACAAACTCCTCCAAAGGATACTACAGATTTTCCTCCCAAAACTGTTGAAACATCAAGAAAACCAACCCCTTTAAAACCCACAGCTCAATTACCAATGCCTCAAAATGTTGTCAAAAATCTTGATTCTACAGCAGGAAAGGAATTACAAAGAGATGAGAAGAAAGTCTTGGAAGATCAACTGGGGAGTACTGCTGAATCATCAAAGACTCAAAAGGATACTGATTTTCCTCCCAAAACAACTTATCCAACTATCGAAAACCCAAGAAAACCAACCCCTTTAAAACCCACAGCTCAGTTGCCAAAGCCTCAACGTGTAGACAAAGATCAAGATTCTAGAGGAATACAGGGAAAACAAGGAGATGAGAAGAAAATATTGGAAGGTCTAGTAGGGAGTATTGAGCCAAAGATTCaaaagagtaaagaagaagaCAAGTCGGATCAGAACAGAACACAATTGGTCAAAAGTGGCAAGGAAGTTGAAAAAAAGGAGAGCCATGAAGCAGGAGGAAAGAAGGTTGCTGAAAAGAGTAAAGAATTAATAGAGAAGTTCCAAGAAAAAGTTGTGCACAAAGAATCAAAAGACGGGCAAATTACAGGTAAAGTAGCTGCTGGTACCTCTTCTTATCTTGGTGGAGAATCCAgtattggcaatttgaagaaaagTCTTGCGGAGCTAAATGAAGAGAGACAACTGCTTGTGAATGCTGGAGCGGCTGTGCTGGTGATTATGGCACTTGGGGCTTATCTTTATCACTCCATAGGGCCTGAGAGAGCTGAGTAA
- the LOC104103682 gene encoding protein RBL isoform X4 has translation MNAPIIDPLQGDFPEVIEEYLENGIMKCIAFNRRGTLLAAGCFDGSCLIWDFETRGIAKEFKDEECVASITSVCWSKYGHRILVSAADKSLTLWDVVKGEKITRTTLQQTPLQARLHPGSSTPSICLVCPLSSAPMIVDLDTGNMTVLPVSPTEGGNGLAPTSKNKSSDGSAPFSPTAACFNKYGDLVYVGNSKGEILIIDHKNVQVRGIVLVPGSAVIKNIVFSRNGQYLLTNSNDRTIRIYENLLPIKNAVTGLDEATNDLNELEGVEKLKAVGAQCLALFREFQDSVTRVHWKAPCFSGDGEWVVGGSANKGEHKIYIWDRAGHLVKILEGPKEAIIDLAWHPVHPIVVSVSLAGVVYIWAKDYTENWSAFAPDFKELEENEEYVEREDEFDLNPEIEKVKESDANEDEDIDIVGVEKDSTFSDSDMSQDEICFLPADPIPDAPEQQDKCVGSTSKLGESNQSGSPLSEEAGQNGQVNHESSPFEEDTGTTCLKRKRKPSEKVLELQAEKVKKPSQKTKPSG, from the exons ATGAATGCCCCTAtaattg ATCCATTGCAGGGAGATTTCCCTGAAGTTATAGAAGAGTACTTGGAGAATGGGATCATGAAATGCATAGCCTTCAATCGTCGTGGTACCCTTCTTGCAG CTGGATGCTTTGATGGAAGTTGCCTTATCTGGGATTTTGAGACCAGAGGCATTGCAAAAGAATTCAAGGACGAAGAGTGTGTTGCCTCAATTACAAGTGTTTGTTGGTCAAAGTATGGTCACCGCATACTTGTCTCTGCTGCTGATAAGTCCTTGACGCTGTGGGATGTTGTCAAAGGAGAGAAGATAACTCGGACCACTCTACAGCAAACCCCTTTACAAGCTCGCCTACATCCTGGGTCCTCTACTCCATCTATTTGCTTGGTGTGCCCCCTTTCATCTGCTCCCATGATTGTTGACTTGGACACAGGAAACATGACTGTTCTCCCTGTCTCGCCGACTGAAGGAGGAAATGGACTTGCTCCTACTTCAAAAAATAAATCTTCAGATGGATCTGCCCCATTTTCTCCTACTGCAGCTTGCTTTAATAAGTATGGAGATCTGGTTTATGTGGGGAACTCCAAAGGGGAAATACTTATAATTGACCATAAAAATGTTCAAGTTCGTGGTATAGTTCTTGTTCCAGGCAGCGCTGTTATAAAGAACATTGTGTTTAGCAGAAATGGACAGTATCTCTTAACAAATTCAAATGATCGCACAATAAGAATATACGAGAACCTTCTTCCCATAAAAAATGCAGTTACGGGTCTAGATGAAGCAACCAATGACCTGAATGAGCTTGAAGGGGTAGAGAAGCTGAAAGCTGTTGGAGCGCAATGTTTAGCGCTGTTTCGGGAGTTTCAGGATTCTGTCACCAGAGTGCACTGGAAGGCTCCATGTTTTAGTGGTGATGGCGAGTGGGTTGTTGGTGGTTCTGCCAACAAAGGAGAGCACAAGATCTACATCTGGGATCGGGCCGGTCATCTTGTGAAAATTCTTGAAGGACCAAAGGAAGCGATAATAGATCTAGCTTGGCATCCTGTCCATCCTATTGTTGTCTCTGTTTCGCTAGCTGGGGTAGTTTATATTTGGGCAAAAGACTACACCGAGAATTGGAGTGCTTTTGCTCCTGATTTCAAAGAACTTGAAGAAAACGAGGAGTATGTTGAGAGGGAAGATGAATTTGATCTCAATCCGGAAATTGAGAAG GTTAAAGAGTCAGATGCTAATGAGGACGaagatattgatattgttggcgTGGAGAAAGATTCAACTTTCAGTGATTCAGATATGTCACAAGATGAAATTTGCTTCTTGCCTGCTGATCCAATTCCTGATGCTCCAGAGCAGCAGGACAAGTGTGTTGGTAGTACCTCAAAGCTAGGAGAGAGCAACCAATCTGGATCCCCTCTTTCAGAAGAGGCTGGACAAAATGGGCAAGTGAATCACGAGTCCAGTCCTTTTGAAG AGGACACAGGCACAACATGCTTGAAAAGGAAACGAAAGCCTTCGGAGAAGGTATTGGAGTTGCAAGCTGAGAAGGTTAAGAAACCCTCGCAAAAGACAAAACCATCTG GTTAA
- the LOC104103682 gene encoding protein RBL isoform X3, which yields MNAPIIDPLQGDFPEVIEEYLENGIMKCIAFNRRGTLLAAGCFDGSCLIWDFETRGIAKEFKDEECVASITSVCWSKYGHRILVSAADKSLTLWDVVKGEKITRTTLQQTPLQARLHPGSSTPSICLVCPLSSAPMIVDLDTGNMTVLPVSPTEGGNGLAPTSKNKSSDGSAPFSPTAACFNKYGDLVYVGNSKGEILIIDHKNVQVRGIVLVPGSAVIKNIVFSRNGQYLLTNSNDRTIRIYENLLPIKNAVTGLDEATNDLNELEGVEKLKAVGAQCLALFREFQDSVTRVHWKAPCFSGDGEWVVGGSANKGEHKIYIWDRAGHLVKILEGPKEAIIDLAWHPVHPIVVSVSLAGVVYIWAKDYTENWSAFAPDFKELEENEEYVEREDEFDLNPEIEKVKESDANEDEDIDIVGVEKDSTFSDSDMSQDEICFLPADPIPDAPEQQDKCVGSTSKLGESNQSGSPLSEEAGQNGQVNHESSPFEGEDTGTTCLKRKRKPSEKVLELQAEKVKKPSQKTKPSG from the exons ATGAATGCCCCTAtaattg ATCCATTGCAGGGAGATTTCCCTGAAGTTATAGAAGAGTACTTGGAGAATGGGATCATGAAATGCATAGCCTTCAATCGTCGTGGTACCCTTCTTGCAG CTGGATGCTTTGATGGAAGTTGCCTTATCTGGGATTTTGAGACCAGAGGCATTGCAAAAGAATTCAAGGACGAAGAGTGTGTTGCCTCAATTACAAGTGTTTGTTGGTCAAAGTATGGTCACCGCATACTTGTCTCTGCTGCTGATAAGTCCTTGACGCTGTGGGATGTTGTCAAAGGAGAGAAGATAACTCGGACCACTCTACAGCAAACCCCTTTACAAGCTCGCCTACATCCTGGGTCCTCTACTCCATCTATTTGCTTGGTGTGCCCCCTTTCATCTGCTCCCATGATTGTTGACTTGGACACAGGAAACATGACTGTTCTCCCTGTCTCGCCGACTGAAGGAGGAAATGGACTTGCTCCTACTTCAAAAAATAAATCTTCAGATGGATCTGCCCCATTTTCTCCTACTGCAGCTTGCTTTAATAAGTATGGAGATCTGGTTTATGTGGGGAACTCCAAAGGGGAAATACTTATAATTGACCATAAAAATGTTCAAGTTCGTGGTATAGTTCTTGTTCCAGGCAGCGCTGTTATAAAGAACATTGTGTTTAGCAGAAATGGACAGTATCTCTTAACAAATTCAAATGATCGCACAATAAGAATATACGAGAACCTTCTTCCCATAAAAAATGCAGTTACGGGTCTAGATGAAGCAACCAATGACCTGAATGAGCTTGAAGGGGTAGAGAAGCTGAAAGCTGTTGGAGCGCAATGTTTAGCGCTGTTTCGGGAGTTTCAGGATTCTGTCACCAGAGTGCACTGGAAGGCTCCATGTTTTAGTGGTGATGGCGAGTGGGTTGTTGGTGGTTCTGCCAACAAAGGAGAGCACAAGATCTACATCTGGGATCGGGCCGGTCATCTTGTGAAAATTCTTGAAGGACCAAAGGAAGCGATAATAGATCTAGCTTGGCATCCTGTCCATCCTATTGTTGTCTCTGTTTCGCTAGCTGGGGTAGTTTATATTTGGGCAAAAGACTACACCGAGAATTGGAGTGCTTTTGCTCCTGATTTCAAAGAACTTGAAGAAAACGAGGAGTATGTTGAGAGGGAAGATGAATTTGATCTCAATCCGGAAATTGAGAAG GTTAAAGAGTCAGATGCTAATGAGGACGaagatattgatattgttggcgTGGAGAAAGATTCAACTTTCAGTGATTCAGATATGTCACAAGATGAAATTTGCTTCTTGCCTGCTGATCCAATTCCTGATGCTCCAGAGCAGCAGGACAAGTGTGTTGGTAGTACCTCAAAGCTAGGAGAGAGCAACCAATCTGGATCCCCTCTTTCAGAAGAGGCTGGACAAAATGGGCAAGTGAATCACGAGTCCAGTCCTTTTGAAGGTG AGGACACAGGCACAACATGCTTGAAAAGGAAACGAAAGCCTTCGGAGAAGGTATTGGAGTTGCAAGCTGAGAAGGTTAAGAAACCCTCGCAAAAGACAAAACCATCTG GTTAA
- the LOC104103682 gene encoding protein RBL isoform X5, with product MKCIAFNRRGTLLAAGCFDGSCLIWDFETRGIAKEFKDEECVASITSVCWSKYGHRILVSAADKSLTLWDVVKGEKITRTTLQQTPLQARLHPGSSTPSICLVCPLSSAPMIVDLDTGNMTVLPVSPTEGGNGLAPTSKNKSSDGSAPFSPTAACFNKYGDLVYVGNSKGEILIIDHKNVQVRGIVLVPGSAVIKNIVFSRNGQYLLTNSNDRTIRIYENLLPIKNAVTGLDEATNDLNELEGVEKLKAVGAQCLALFREFQDSVTRVHWKAPCFSGDGEWVVGGSANKGEHKIYIWDRAGHLVKILEGPKEAIIDLAWHPVHPIVVSVSLAGVVYIWAKDYTENWSAFAPDFKELEENEEYVEREDEFDLNPEIEKVKESDANEDEDIDIVGVEKDSTFSDSDMSQDEICFLPADPIPDAPEQQDKCVGSTSKLGESNQSGSPLSEEAGQNGQVNHESSPFEGEDTGTTCLKRKRKPSEKVLELQAEKVKKPSQKTKPSGKHQN from the exons ATGAAATGCATAGCCTTCAATCGTCGTGGTACCCTTCTTGCAG CTGGATGCTTTGATGGAAGTTGCCTTATCTGGGATTTTGAGACCAGAGGCATTGCAAAAGAATTCAAGGACGAAGAGTGTGTTGCCTCAATTACAAGTGTTTGTTGGTCAAAGTATGGTCACCGCATACTTGTCTCTGCTGCTGATAAGTCCTTGACGCTGTGGGATGTTGTCAAAGGAGAGAAGATAACTCGGACCACTCTACAGCAAACCCCTTTACAAGCTCGCCTACATCCTGGGTCCTCTACTCCATCTATTTGCTTGGTGTGCCCCCTTTCATCTGCTCCCATGATTGTTGACTTGGACACAGGAAACATGACTGTTCTCCCTGTCTCGCCGACTGAAGGAGGAAATGGACTTGCTCCTACTTCAAAAAATAAATCTTCAGATGGATCTGCCCCATTTTCTCCTACTGCAGCTTGCTTTAATAAGTATGGAGATCTGGTTTATGTGGGGAACTCCAAAGGGGAAATACTTATAATTGACCATAAAAATGTTCAAGTTCGTGGTATAGTTCTTGTTCCAGGCAGCGCTGTTATAAAGAACATTGTGTTTAGCAGAAATGGACAGTATCTCTTAACAAATTCAAATGATCGCACAATAAGAATATACGAGAACCTTCTTCCCATAAAAAATGCAGTTACGGGTCTAGATGAAGCAACCAATGACCTGAATGAGCTTGAAGGGGTAGAGAAGCTGAAAGCTGTTGGAGCGCAATGTTTAGCGCTGTTTCGGGAGTTTCAGGATTCTGTCACCAGAGTGCACTGGAAGGCTCCATGTTTTAGTGGTGATGGCGAGTGGGTTGTTGGTGGTTCTGCCAACAAAGGAGAGCACAAGATCTACATCTGGGATCGGGCCGGTCATCTTGTGAAAATTCTTGAAGGACCAAAGGAAGCGATAATAGATCTAGCTTGGCATCCTGTCCATCCTATTGTTGTCTCTGTTTCGCTAGCTGGGGTAGTTTATATTTGGGCAAAAGACTACACCGAGAATTGGAGTGCTTTTGCTCCTGATTTCAAAGAACTTGAAGAAAACGAGGAGTATGTTGAGAGGGAAGATGAATTTGATCTCAATCCGGAAATTGAGAAG GTTAAAGAGTCAGATGCTAATGAGGACGaagatattgatattgttggcgTGGAGAAAGATTCAACTTTCAGTGATTCAGATATGTCACAAGATGAAATTTGCTTCTTGCCTGCTGATCCAATTCCTGATGCTCCAGAGCAGCAGGACAAGTGTGTTGGTAGTACCTCAAAGCTAGGAGAGAGCAACCAATCTGGATCCCCTCTTTCAGAAGAGGCTGGACAAAATGGGCAAGTGAATCACGAGTCCAGTCCTTTTGAAGGTG AGGACACAGGCACAACATGCTTGAAAAGGAAACGAAAGCCTTCGGAGAAGGTATTGGAGTTGCAAGCTGAGAAGGTTAAGAAACCCTCGCAAAAGACAAAACCATCTGGTAAACATCAAAACTGA
- the LOC104103682 gene encoding protein RBL isoform X2 translates to MNAPIIDPLQGDFPEVIEEYLENGIMKCIAFNRRGTLLAAGCFDGSCLIWDFETRGIAKEFKDEECVASITSVCWSKYGHRILVSAADKSLTLWDVVKGEKITRTTLQQTPLQARLHPGSSTPSICLVCPLSSAPMIVDLDTGNMTVLPVSPTEGGNGLAPTSKNKSSDGSAPFSPTAACFNKYGDLVYVGNSKGEILIIDHKNVQVRGIVLVPGSAVIKNIVFSRNGQYLLTNSNDRTIRIYENLLPIKNAVTGLDEATNDLNELEGVEKLKAVGAQCLALFREFQDSVTRVHWKAPCFSGDGEWVVGGSANKGEHKIYIWDRAGHLVKILEGPKEAIIDLAWHPVHPIVVSVSLAGVVYIWAKDYTENWSAFAPDFKELEENEEYVEREDEFDLNPEIEKVKESDANEDEDIDIVGVEKDSTFSDSDMSQDEICFLPADPIPDAPEQQDKCVGSTSKLGESNQSGSPLSEEAGQNGQVNHESSPFEEDTGTTCLKRKRKPSEKVLELQAEKVKKPSQKTKPSGKHQN, encoded by the exons ATGAATGCCCCTAtaattg ATCCATTGCAGGGAGATTTCCCTGAAGTTATAGAAGAGTACTTGGAGAATGGGATCATGAAATGCATAGCCTTCAATCGTCGTGGTACCCTTCTTGCAG CTGGATGCTTTGATGGAAGTTGCCTTATCTGGGATTTTGAGACCAGAGGCATTGCAAAAGAATTCAAGGACGAAGAGTGTGTTGCCTCAATTACAAGTGTTTGTTGGTCAAAGTATGGTCACCGCATACTTGTCTCTGCTGCTGATAAGTCCTTGACGCTGTGGGATGTTGTCAAAGGAGAGAAGATAACTCGGACCACTCTACAGCAAACCCCTTTACAAGCTCGCCTACATCCTGGGTCCTCTACTCCATCTATTTGCTTGGTGTGCCCCCTTTCATCTGCTCCCATGATTGTTGACTTGGACACAGGAAACATGACTGTTCTCCCTGTCTCGCCGACTGAAGGAGGAAATGGACTTGCTCCTACTTCAAAAAATAAATCTTCAGATGGATCTGCCCCATTTTCTCCTACTGCAGCTTGCTTTAATAAGTATGGAGATCTGGTTTATGTGGGGAACTCCAAAGGGGAAATACTTATAATTGACCATAAAAATGTTCAAGTTCGTGGTATAGTTCTTGTTCCAGGCAGCGCTGTTATAAAGAACATTGTGTTTAGCAGAAATGGACAGTATCTCTTAACAAATTCAAATGATCGCACAATAAGAATATACGAGAACCTTCTTCCCATAAAAAATGCAGTTACGGGTCTAGATGAAGCAACCAATGACCTGAATGAGCTTGAAGGGGTAGAGAAGCTGAAAGCTGTTGGAGCGCAATGTTTAGCGCTGTTTCGGGAGTTTCAGGATTCTGTCACCAGAGTGCACTGGAAGGCTCCATGTTTTAGTGGTGATGGCGAGTGGGTTGTTGGTGGTTCTGCCAACAAAGGAGAGCACAAGATCTACATCTGGGATCGGGCCGGTCATCTTGTGAAAATTCTTGAAGGACCAAAGGAAGCGATAATAGATCTAGCTTGGCATCCTGTCCATCCTATTGTTGTCTCTGTTTCGCTAGCTGGGGTAGTTTATATTTGGGCAAAAGACTACACCGAGAATTGGAGTGCTTTTGCTCCTGATTTCAAAGAACTTGAAGAAAACGAGGAGTATGTTGAGAGGGAAGATGAATTTGATCTCAATCCGGAAATTGAGAAG GTTAAAGAGTCAGATGCTAATGAGGACGaagatattgatattgttggcgTGGAGAAAGATTCAACTTTCAGTGATTCAGATATGTCACAAGATGAAATTTGCTTCTTGCCTGCTGATCCAATTCCTGATGCTCCAGAGCAGCAGGACAAGTGTGTTGGTAGTACCTCAAAGCTAGGAGAGAGCAACCAATCTGGATCCCCTCTTTCAGAAGAGGCTGGACAAAATGGGCAAGTGAATCACGAGTCCAGTCCTTTTGAAG AGGACACAGGCACAACATGCTTGAAAAGGAAACGAAAGCCTTCGGAGAAGGTATTGGAGTTGCAAGCTGAGAAGGTTAAGAAACCCTCGCAAAAGACAAAACCATCTGGTAAACATCAAAACTGA
- the LOC104103682 gene encoding protein RBL isoform X1 translates to MNAPIIDPLQGDFPEVIEEYLENGIMKCIAFNRRGTLLAAGCFDGSCLIWDFETRGIAKEFKDEECVASITSVCWSKYGHRILVSAADKSLTLWDVVKGEKITRTTLQQTPLQARLHPGSSTPSICLVCPLSSAPMIVDLDTGNMTVLPVSPTEGGNGLAPTSKNKSSDGSAPFSPTAACFNKYGDLVYVGNSKGEILIIDHKNVQVRGIVLVPGSAVIKNIVFSRNGQYLLTNSNDRTIRIYENLLPIKNAVTGLDEATNDLNELEGVEKLKAVGAQCLALFREFQDSVTRVHWKAPCFSGDGEWVVGGSANKGEHKIYIWDRAGHLVKILEGPKEAIIDLAWHPVHPIVVSVSLAGVVYIWAKDYTENWSAFAPDFKELEENEEYVEREDEFDLNPEIEKVKESDANEDEDIDIVGVEKDSTFSDSDMSQDEICFLPADPIPDAPEQQDKCVGSTSKLGESNQSGSPLSEEAGQNGQVNHESSPFEGEDTGTTCLKRKRKPSEKVLELQAEKVKKPSQKTKPSGKHQN, encoded by the exons ATGAATGCCCCTAtaattg ATCCATTGCAGGGAGATTTCCCTGAAGTTATAGAAGAGTACTTGGAGAATGGGATCATGAAATGCATAGCCTTCAATCGTCGTGGTACCCTTCTTGCAG CTGGATGCTTTGATGGAAGTTGCCTTATCTGGGATTTTGAGACCAGAGGCATTGCAAAAGAATTCAAGGACGAAGAGTGTGTTGCCTCAATTACAAGTGTTTGTTGGTCAAAGTATGGTCACCGCATACTTGTCTCTGCTGCTGATAAGTCCTTGACGCTGTGGGATGTTGTCAAAGGAGAGAAGATAACTCGGACCACTCTACAGCAAACCCCTTTACAAGCTCGCCTACATCCTGGGTCCTCTACTCCATCTATTTGCTTGGTGTGCCCCCTTTCATCTGCTCCCATGATTGTTGACTTGGACACAGGAAACATGACTGTTCTCCCTGTCTCGCCGACTGAAGGAGGAAATGGACTTGCTCCTACTTCAAAAAATAAATCTTCAGATGGATCTGCCCCATTTTCTCCTACTGCAGCTTGCTTTAATAAGTATGGAGATCTGGTTTATGTGGGGAACTCCAAAGGGGAAATACTTATAATTGACCATAAAAATGTTCAAGTTCGTGGTATAGTTCTTGTTCCAGGCAGCGCTGTTATAAAGAACATTGTGTTTAGCAGAAATGGACAGTATCTCTTAACAAATTCAAATGATCGCACAATAAGAATATACGAGAACCTTCTTCCCATAAAAAATGCAGTTACGGGTCTAGATGAAGCAACCAATGACCTGAATGAGCTTGAAGGGGTAGAGAAGCTGAAAGCTGTTGGAGCGCAATGTTTAGCGCTGTTTCGGGAGTTTCAGGATTCTGTCACCAGAGTGCACTGGAAGGCTCCATGTTTTAGTGGTGATGGCGAGTGGGTTGTTGGTGGTTCTGCCAACAAAGGAGAGCACAAGATCTACATCTGGGATCGGGCCGGTCATCTTGTGAAAATTCTTGAAGGACCAAAGGAAGCGATAATAGATCTAGCTTGGCATCCTGTCCATCCTATTGTTGTCTCTGTTTCGCTAGCTGGGGTAGTTTATATTTGGGCAAAAGACTACACCGAGAATTGGAGTGCTTTTGCTCCTGATTTCAAAGAACTTGAAGAAAACGAGGAGTATGTTGAGAGGGAAGATGAATTTGATCTCAATCCGGAAATTGAGAAG GTTAAAGAGTCAGATGCTAATGAGGACGaagatattgatattgttggcgTGGAGAAAGATTCAACTTTCAGTGATTCAGATATGTCACAAGATGAAATTTGCTTCTTGCCTGCTGATCCAATTCCTGATGCTCCAGAGCAGCAGGACAAGTGTGTTGGTAGTACCTCAAAGCTAGGAGAGAGCAACCAATCTGGATCCCCTCTTTCAGAAGAGGCTGGACAAAATGGGCAAGTGAATCACGAGTCCAGTCCTTTTGAAGGTG AGGACACAGGCACAACATGCTTGAAAAGGAAACGAAAGCCTTCGGAGAAGGTATTGGAGTTGCAAGCTGAGAAGGTTAAGAAACCCTCGCAAAAGACAAAACCATCTGGTAAACATCAAAACTGA
- the LOC138905975 gene encoding uncharacterized protein, translating into MRLNMETAYTNINGQIWLFFDAVVEWELVEDSEQHVTVRVFHHDLGQHMMMTFVYAKYSVMERLDLWDHLCYLASDMELPWLVGGDFNVILHEDEKIGRLPVHPPKYKDFVFCVNFCGLFEQGYKGSPFTWWNGRSNAECIFKRLDRIFVNLSFQNMLPTIEVEHLIRTGSDHAPLLMTYRNTSFFHNHVNVKRKKLQLKRIKSGSGVWIEVEEQLATTAVDFYQKQFTNKDHDSEFPLLNNVSSMVTMDQNLELSRLPTIEEVRAAIFELSGESASGPDGFIGLFYQTCWDVIGADIHNMVLHFYGGAALPKSITHTNLVLLPKKPRIETFSHLRPISLSNFINKGLMEVLIACAKEDGIF; encoded by the exons atgaggttgaatatggagactgcttatacaaatattaatgggcaaatatggttgttcttcgaTGCAGTGGTGGAATGGGAATTAGTGGAGGATAGTGAGCAACATGTGACTGTGAGAGTGTTTCACCATGACCTGGGGCAGCACATGATGAtgacatttgtttatgcaaaatattcagTAATGGAGAGGTTGGATTTGTGGGATCACTTGTGTTATTTagcaagtgatatggaattaccatggttggtaggaggggatttcaatgtgatATTGCACGAAGATGAGAAAATAGGGAGACTTCCAGTACACCCTCCTAAATATAAGGATTTTGTATTTTGTGTAAACTTTTGTGGTTTGTTTGAGCAAGGGTACAAAGGAAGTccattcacatggtggaatgggagatctaatgctgagtgtatattcaagagattggataGGATCTTTGTGAATTTGTCATTTCAAaacatgttgccaactattgaagttgagcatctaatcagaactggatcagatcatgcaccattgctaatgacat ataggaatacaagtttctttcacaaccatgtcaatgtcaaaagaaagaaattgcaaTTGAAGAGGATCAAAAGTGGCAGTGGGGTATGGATTGAAGTCGAGGAGCAATTGGCTACAACTGCAGTGGACTTCTATCAAAAACAGTTCACAAATAAAGATCACGATTCTGAATTTCCCTTGCTTAATAATGTATCTTCAATGGTCACTATGGATCAGAATTTGGAACTTagcagattgccaacaattgaagaagtaagggcagcaatttttgagcttagtggggagagtgctaGTGGCCCTGATGGATTCATTGGcttgttttatcaaacatgctgggatgttattggtgctgatatacacaacatggtgctacacttctatggaGGAGCTGCATTGCCTAAATCTATCACTCACACCAATCTAGTGTTACTGCCCAAGAAACCTAGAATTGAGACCTTCTCTCacttaagacctattagtttgagcaacttcattaacaag ggtctcatggaagtacttattgcatgtgctaaggaagatgggattttctgA